The Naumovozyma castellii chromosome 4, complete genome genome contains a region encoding:
- the DAL2 gene encoding allantoicase, with amino-acid sequence MEVTKYSDSEEKQFLDKIVSKYHAVDIIGEKLEGSIVSCSDEWFASAENLIKPLAPIRDTTRFTPSGAWYDGWETRRHNDNEYDWVIIQMGVASAQIIGAEINTAFFNGNHAPYISVQGIYKESKPDEDDPSWEDLIDKTECGPSQRHFLLRKDGLTKQKYNFVKLKMYPDGGIARFRLYGKVVLPQLEDNEQDNIDLAFVGNGGITWKYSDQHFGSADNLLLPGRGHDMSDGWETKRSRTPNHTDWVIIKLGKQTRYIDKIIIDTAHYKGNFPQYITIHGCKEDSQNENEWVQFVAKSKTGPDKEHVYTIRKDCSISYIKLTIIPDGGVKRIRVWGK; translated from the coding sequence ATGGAAGTTACAAAGTATAGCGATTCTGAAGAGAAGCAATTCCTTGATAAGATCGTGTCCAAATACCATGCTGTAGATATCATaggtgaaaaattagaaGGGTCCATAGTTTCCTGTTCAGATGAATGGTTTGCTTCTgctgaaaatttaattaaaccTTTAGCACCCATAAGAGATACGACAAGATTTACACCTAGTGGAGCATGGTATGATGGTTGGGAAACACGCAGACACAATGACAATGAGTATGATTGGGTTATCATCCAAATGGGGGTAGCATCTGCTCAGATAATTGGAGCAGAAATCAATACTGCCTTCTTCAATGGGAATCATGCACCATATATTTCTGTTCAGGGTATCTATAAAGAGAGTAAACCGGATGAAGACGACCCAAGCTGGGAGGATTTAATTGACAAGACTGAATGTGGTCCCTCTCAAAGACATTTTCTGTTAAGAAAAGATGGATTAaccaaacaaaaatataactttgttaaattgaaaatgtatCCAGATGGTGGCATAGCAAGGTTCAGGTTATATGGTAAAGTGGTATTACCTCAATTGGAAGATAACGAGCAAGATAATATCGATTTAGCATTTGTTGGGAATGGAGGTATTACGTGGAAGTATTCAGATCAACATTTTGGTTCAGCTGATAATCTATTATTGCCAGGAAGAGGACATGATATGTCTGATGGTTGGGAAACAAAAAGATCCAGGACCCCAAACCATACAGATTGGGTAATCATCAAATTGGGAAAACAAACTAGGTACATCGATAAAATTATCATAGATACAGCACATTACAAGGGAAATTTTCCTCAATATATTACTATTCATGGATGTAAAGAAGACTCCCAAAATGAGAACGAGTGGGTCCAGTTTGTAGCCAAATCAAAAACAGGTCCAGATAAAGAGCATGTGTATACTATTCGAAAGGATTGTAGCATATCTTATATTAAATTGACTATCATTCCAGATGGTGGTGTCAAGCGAATAAGAGTATGGGGTAAGTAA
- the DAL4 gene encoding allantoin permease, producing MSKTDALSAIFSNPSRNLNPYSSIVSRHTDNINDTIDLEKNGQKIANKIITEEFDHSSIEETQIETVPQYKSIWQKIYCEYIVIDNTSLNVSLKESFLYNRDLKPVEEERRVWSWYNYLYFWLADCFNINTWQVAATGLQLGLNWWQCWLTVWIGYFFAALFVVLNSRIGTAYHLSFPISVRASFGIFFSMWPILNRVVMAIVWYAVQAWLGATPVSLMLKSIFGKDLEKRIPNHFGSPNATTYEFMCFFIFWVVSLPFVLVAPHKIRHLFTVKACLIPFAAFGFLIWALIKADGNIELGTLSDLAPHGSEFSWVFIRSLVACIANFAALIINAPDFARFARTPKSSLWTQLIAIPLFFAITCLIGIIVTAAGYHLYGINYWSPLDVLGQFLDTTYTRGTRAGVFLISFVFALAQLGTNISANSLSCGTDMTALFPRYINIKRGSLFCVIMALCICPWNLFASSSKFTSALSAYAIFLSSIAGVICADYYVVRRGYIKLTHMFLAQRGSYYMYRNKFGLNWRALVAYLCGVAPNLPGFIASVSNIKISAGAMQLYYLSYPVGFMISLVVYIALCYFYPVPGTPVKNILRDKGWFQRWAFVENFEEEWKEELLRDDLHDDVISVDEHDGEEIIY from the coding sequence ATGTCAAAAACTGACGCCTTATCAGCGATATTTAGTAATCCTTCTAGAAACTTAAACCCATACTCATCCATTGTTTCGCGTCATACGGACAATATAAATGATACCATAGATTTGGAGAAAAATGGACAAAAAATAGCGAACAAAATCATAACAGAGGAATTTGATCATTCATCTATAGAAGAAACTCAGATTGAAACAGTACCGCAGTATAAATCGATATGGcagaaaatatattgtGAGTATATTGTTATAGACAATACTAGTTTgaatgtttctttaaaggaatcatttctttataATCGAGACTTAAAGCCtgtggaagaagaaagaaggGTATGGTCATGGtataattatttatatttttggttAGCAGATTGTTTTAATATCAACACGTGGCAAGTGGCTGCGACAGGTCTTCAATTGGGGTTAAATTGGTGGCAATGTTGGTTGACAGTTTGGATTGGATATTTCTTTGCAGctttatttgttgttttaaattcaagaattggtACTGCATACCATTTGTCTTTCCCAATATCGGTAAGAGCATCATTTGGTATATTTTTTTCGATGTGGCCTATTTTAAATCGTGTTGTTATGGCTATTGTATGGTATGCTGTTCAAGCTTGGTTAGGTGCAACGCCTGTTTCACTAATgttaaaatcaatatttggtaaagatttagaaaaaagaattccaaatcatttCGGCTCTCCCAATGCTACCACATATGAGTTCATGtgttttttcattttctggGTAGTTAGTTTACCTTTTGTATTAGTTGCTCCACATAAGATTAGGCATCTATTTACTGTCAAGGCATGTCTGATTCCTTTTGCTGCATTTGGATTTCTAATTTGGGCTTTAATAAAAGCTGACGGTAATATTGAACTGGGTACATTAAGTGATTTAGCACCACATGGATCTGAATTCTCGTGGGTTTTCATACGATCACTAGTAGCATGTATTGCTAATTTTGCAGCATTAATTATCAATGCTCCAGATTTTGCCAGATTTGCAAGAACTCCAAAATCGTCATTATGGACACAGTTGATTGCAAttcctttattttttgCAATTACTTGTCTTATCGGTATCATTGTTACTGCTGCTGGATATCATTTATATGGCATCAATTATTGGTCCCCATTGGATGTTCTTGGGCAATTTTTAGATACCACATATACCAGAGGGACTAGGGCTGGGgtatttttaatttcatttgtcTTTGCATTAGCGCAGTTAGGGACCAATATTTCTGCCAATTCGTTATCGTGTGGTACTGATATGACTGCTTTATTCCCCAGATATATCAATATTAAACGTGGTTCTTTATTTTGTGTCATCATGGCACTTTGTATATGTCCATGGAATCTATTTGCTAGTTCAAGTAAATTCACCAGTGCCCTAAGTGCCTATGCTATTTTCTTATCCAGTATTGCCGGTGTTATTTGTGCAGATTATTATGTGGTTCGAAGAGGTTATATCAAATTAACTCATATGTTCCTAGCCCAACGAGGATCATATTATATGTATAGAAATAAGTTTGGTTTAAACTGGAGAGCTCTCGTAGCATACTTATGCGGTGTCGCTCCAAATTTACCAGGATTTATTGCATCTGTTAGcaatattaaaatatcGGCTGGTGCCATGCAGTTATATTATTTGAGTTATCCTGTTGGATTCATGATAAGTTTGGTGGTTTACATAGCATTATGCTATTTCTATCCTGTACCTGGGACTCCCGTGAAGAATATCTTGAGAGATAAGGGATGGTTTCAAAGGTGGGCGTTCGTGGAAAACTTTGAAGAGGAATGGAAAGAAGAGCTTCTTAGAGATGACCTTCATGATGATGTTATAAGCGTCGATGAGCATGatggtgaagaaattatatattga
- the NCAS0D04940 gene encoding homocysteine S-methyltransferase family protein (ancestral locus Anc_8.841) has protein sequence MTRQSIKEYLQQNPDKVLVLDGGQGTELENRGINVANPVWSTIPFVSESFWSDKSSNDRQIVKEMFEDFLAAGAEILMTTTYQTSFKSVSENTDIKTLQEYNELLNRIVSFSRDCIGEQKYLIGCIGPWGAHVCAEFNGDYGAHPENIDYYQYFKPQLDNFFANENLDLIGFETVPNVNELKAILSWDEKILSKPFYIGLSVHENGVLRDGTTMEEIGNIFKSLGNKVNPNLLLLGINCVSFNHSPSILEDIHKNLPDMPLIAYPNSGEVYDTVKKIWLPQNSENSLTWEQVVKRYIEAGARIIGGCCRTTPKDILEISKAVKKFSK, from the coding sequence ATGACACGTCAATCAATTAAGGAGTATCTTCAACAAAATCCAGATAAAGTGCTTGTTCTGGATGGAGGACAAGGTACAGAGTTGGAAAATAGAGGGATCAATGTAGCCAACCCTGTTTGGTCCACAATTCCATTTGTCAGTGAATCATTTTGGTCTGATAAATCATCCAATGATAGACAGATTGTGAAGGAAATgtttgaagatttcttAGCTGCAGGTGcagaaattttaatgacCACTACTTATCAAACAAGTTTCAAATCGGTATCAGAAAACACTGATATTAAGACATTGCAAGAGTATAATGAGTTACTTAATAGAATCGTTAGTTTCTCACGTGATTGCATTGGGGAacagaaatatttaattggCTGTATAGGACCATGGGGTGCCCACGTTTGCGCAGAGTTTAATGGTGATTATGGTGCGCACcctgaaaatattgattattatcaatattttaaacctcaattggataattttTTTGCAAATGAAAACCTTGATTTGATTGGATTTGAAACTGTTCCAAATGTCAATGAGCTAAAGGCAATCTTGTCATGGGATGAAAAAATTCTATCCAAACCCTTCTATATAGGTCTTTCAGTTCACGAAAACGGTGTATTAAGAGATGGAACCACTATGGAggaaattggaaatattttcaagtCGTTAGGGAATAAAGTGAACCCAAATTTATTGCTCTTAGGTATAAACTGTGTTAGTTTTAATCATTCGCCAAGTATACTGGAAGATATTCATAAGAACTTACCAGATATGCCATTAATTGCTTATCCAAATAGTGGTGAAGTTTATGATACagttaaaaaaatttggttACCTCAGAATAGCGAAAATTCATTGACGTGGGAGCAGGTAGTGAAAAGATATATCGAGGCTGGAGCTCGTATTATCGGAGGGTGTTGCAGAACAACGCCAAAAgatattcttgaaatttctaaAGCAGTGAAAAAATTCAGCAAGTAG
- the DAL3 gene encoding ureidoglycolate hydrolase: MPVEVKAIPLSVQEFRSYGSIISPDEEIGSSGTHQEVSANQGTAIKFLQVSKIENSSVNQLPNWNLFRCFPAPHLKKHFAVNSKTLNTTQHSILVLENHPQSSQTFIPMGRSSDELAYLVVVALPDSQDPRQPDLTTLRAFKCLGNQAITYGQGIWHAPMIALGEQKHLDFAVLIFETLDEDKPELDCQEVYYQQGDISVCI; encoded by the coding sequence ATGCCCGTTGAAGTAAAAGCAATACCCTTATCGGTTCAAGAATTCAGGAGCTACGGCTCCATCATTTCCcctgatgaagaaattgggTCAAGTGGCACTCACCAAGAAGTGAGTGCGAACCAAGGAACCGCGATAAAGTTTCTTCAAGTGTCTAAGATTGAAAACAGTTCAGTTAACCAACTACCAAATTGGAACCTTTTTAGATGTTTTCCAGCTCcacatttgaagaaacacTTTGCAGTTAATAGCAAGACTTTGAATACTACACAGCACTCCATTTTGGTATTAGAAAACCACCCTCAGAGTTCTCAAACTTTTATACCTATGGGACGCTCAAGTGATGAACTCGCTTATTTAGTGGTCGTTGCTTTACCTGATTCACAAGATCCAAGACAACCTGATTTGACTACTTTAAGGGCATTTAAATGTCTCGGGAACCAAGCTATTACCTATGGACAAGGTATTTGGCATGCGCCTATGATTGCGCTAGGAGAACAGAAGCACCTTGACTTTGCCGTTCTCATATTCGAGACCTTAGATGAAGATAAGCCAGAATTAGACTGCCAAGAAGTTTATTACCAACAAGGGGATATAAGTGTATGCATTTAA
- the DCG1 gene encoding Dcg1p, producing the protein MTKLKFLLINPNSSREMTEEIRHNINNVYSEEKELSFTIEYFTGPCESPMQISNFETSIQSLKACLPYLVGNSELPSYYQKFDGILVCCFSDHPLVDELINIAKQDNWNVPVVGLLNSSIQFCTLLNDKTFSIITSNKEWVNILNESVTNNFISERIKRKNLWKGTVSTDLEVLQLHSNENFEKIVSIIETENINRLNSDVIILGCAGFSGLKDNLTKRFAIKNIIFVDTVILGLNILVMMAKSN; encoded by the coding sequence ATGACCAAATTAAAGTTTCTGTTAATAAATCCTAATAGCTCCAGAGAAATGACAGAAGAAATACGTCATAACATCAACAATGTATATTCGGAAGAGAAGGAGTTGTCATTTACGATAGAATATTTTACAGGACCTTGTGAATCTCCTATGCAAATAAGTAACTTTGAAACAAGCATCCAAAGTCTCAAGGCCTGCCTGCCGTATCTGGTAGGAAATTCCGAGCTCCCATCATATTATCAGAAGTTTGATGGTATTTTGGTATGCTGCTTTTCTGATCATCCATTGGTAGatgaattaataaatatagCAAAACAAGATAACTGGAATGTCCCCGTTGTTGGTTTACTTAACTCAAGTATTCAATTTTGCACATTATTAAACGACAaaactttttcaattattacttcaaacaaagaatgggtcaatattttgaatgaaTCAGTGAccaataattttatttcagAAAGGATTAAAAGAAAGAATCTGTGGAAGGGAACTGTTTCTACTGATTTAGAGGTTCTTCAACTACACtctaatgaaaattttgaaaaaattgtgTCTATAATTgaaacagaaaatattaacAGACTAAATTCAGATGTTATAATTTTAGGCTGTGCAGGATTTTCAGGACTAAAAGATAATTTAACCAAAAGGTTTGCGattaaaaatatcatctttGTTGATACTGTCATTTTAGGTCTAAATATTCTGGTGATGATGGCGAAATCCAACTAA
- the DAL1 gene encoding allantoinase codes for MTVKSIASTNVIICSKNIAATILYSTSSGKIIEIFENIVISSITDPRLTNYGVSEHTTVSPMVILPGLVDSHVHLNEPGRTEWEGFATGTQAAICGGVTTIIDMPLNAVPPTTTVENLNIKLNAAHNQLWCDVGFWGGLVPDNLHDLIPLVNAGVRGFKGFLIHSGVDEFPSIDENYIMEAMDILGNEKTMMMFHAEMENNDSKEPKEFIEKQLEHNNQNSSSALCQNSSKGPTSEYDPFAYSSFLKSRPDSFETDAINLIIKCMKMVMEQKEKEIPAVHIVHLASQHAISLINEAHNRGLPLTAETCFHYLCIASETIADRATYLKCCPPIREESNRVALWNALRAGTITSVVSDHSPCTPELKLLEKGDFFQAWGGISSVGLGLSLLYTNGASLVEIVKWCCENTSKQVGLQDSKGRIAVGYDADLVIFDPSPTAVITNENTFYKNKLTAYNGYVSKGSVVSVLLRGNTVFTLENGLDKIPRGKAITEKRNIS; via the coding sequence ATGACCGTTAAATCTATTGCCTCAACAAACGTTATTATATGTTCCAAAAATATTGCAGCTACTATCCTTTACTCTACTAGTTCCGGtaagattattgaaatttttgaaaatatcgTTATTAGTTCTATAACGGATCCCAGGTTAACGAACTATGGCGTTTCAGAACACACTACTGTATCTCCTATGGTTATTTTGCCAGGCTTGGTTGATTCACATGTTCATTTAAATGAACCTGGAAGGACAGAATGGGAAGGTTTTGCCACCGGTACCCAAGCTGCAATATGCGGTGGTGTGACGACTATAATTGATATGCCCTTAAATGCTGTACCACCAACAACGACAGTTgagaatttaaatattaaattaaatgcTGCCCATAATCAACTATGGTGCGATGTTGGATTTTGGGGTGGCCTGGTTCCAGATAATTTGCACGATTTAATACCACTTGTAAATGCTGGTGTACGAGGGTTTAAAGGTTTTTTGATTCATTCCGGTGTAGATGAATTTCCTTCGATAGAtgaaaattatattatgGAAGCGATGGATATCTTGGGGAATGAAAAAACCATGATGATGTTTCACGctgaaatggaaaataatgattcaaaagaacctaaagaatttattgagAAACAACTGGAACACAATAATCAGAACAGCTCGTCTGCACTATGTCAGAACTCCAGTAAGGGACCCACCAGTGAATATGATCCCTTTGCATATTCATCTTTCTTAAAATCTCGTCCTGACTCCTTCGAGACGGATGCGattaatttaattattaaatgtATGAAAATGGTGATGGAgcaaaaggaaaaggaaatcCCTGCGGTCCATATTGTCCATTTGGCATCGCAACATGCAATATCCCTTATAAATGAAGCTCACAACCGTGGACTCCCACTGACTGCTGAAACCTGCTTCCATTATTTATGTATTGCGTCCGAGACAATAGCAGATCGAGCTACATATTTAAAATGTTGTCCACCAATTAGAGAGGAATCTAATCGTGTCGCATTGTGGAATGCTCTTCGTGCTGGCACCATCACTTCTGTTGTAAGTGATCATTCTCCTTGTACACCAGAATTGAAGCTATTGGAGAAGGGAGATTTTTTCCAAGCTTGGGGTGGTATTTCATCGGTGGGGTTAGGCTTATCATTATTGTACACAAACGGAGCTTCTcttgttgaaattgttaaatGGTGCTGTGAAAATACATCGAAACAAGTCGGTTTACAAGATTCTAAAGGACGAATTGCGGTTGGCTATGATGCTGATCTTGTTATTTTTGATCCAAGTCCAACAGCAGTCATTACTAATGAAAATACCTTTTACAAGAACAAACTTACTGCCTATAATGGCTATGTCTCAAAAGGTTCGGTAGTTTCTGTCCTTTTACGTGGAAACACAGTTTTTACCCTTGAAAACGGTTTAGATAAGATTCCAAGAGGCAAAGCAATTActgaaaagagaaatatCTCATAA
- the DAL7 gene encoding malate synthase DAL7, translating to MVEINLKNVKLYADIDTTPQFLPSKTTVATILTRDALEFIVLLHRTFNAKRLELLGNREKVQNELDSNKYSFDFLPEMENIRNDPTWQGAVPAPGLINRSSEITGPPLRNMLVNALNADVTTYMTDFEDSSSPTWKNMIYGQVNLYDAIRNQINFSTTKKEYKLKNDISQLPTLIVRPRGWHMVEKHLYVDDQPISASIFDFGLYFYHNAKELTKIGKGPYFYLPKMEHHLEAKLWNDIFCVAQDFISMPRGTIRATALIETLPAAFQMEEFIYQLKQHSSGLNCGRWDYIFSTIKKLRNKPNHVLPNRDQVVMTSPFMDAYVKRLINTCHRRGVHAMGGMAAQIPIKDDVKANNEAMNKVRNDKIREVTNGHDGSWVAHPALAQICNEVFSKMGTANQIYYIPETTVTASDLLNTNIQGAQVTTESIRTNLDIGLQYMESWLRGSGCVPINHLMEDAATAEVSRCQLYQWVKHGVTLKDTGEVVTPELTTKILNEETFKLASSSPVGKDNKFELASKYLLPEIRGEKFSDFLTTLLYDEVVTCKDTPIDLNQLQRFQ from the coding sequence ATGGTCGAAAttaatttaaagaatgtCAAGCTATATGCCGATATTGATACCACCCCACAATTTCTACCTTCTAAAACTACAGTTGCTACCATTTTAACTAGAGATGCTTTAGAGTTCATCGTTTTATTGCATAGAACCTTTAATGCCAAGCGTCTCGAGCTATTAGGCAATAGAGAAAAGGTACAAAATGAGTTAGATTCAAACAAGTattcatttgattttttgccagaaatggaaaatatcaGAAATGATCCAACTTGGCAAGGTGCTGTCCCTGCTCCTGGGTTAATCAACAGATCCTCGGAAATCACTGGTCCTCCATTAAGGAACATGCTGGTAAATGCATTAAATGCTGATGTCACCACTTACATGACCGATTTTGAAGACTCCTCATCACCCACTTGGAAGAATATGATATACGGTCAAGTGAATCTTTACGATGCAATTAGGAAccaaattaatttttctacTACGAAGAAAGAAtacaaattgaaaaatgatataTCTCAATTACCAACTTTAATTGTAAGGCCTCGTGGATGGCATATGGTCGAGAAGCATCTATATGTTGATGACCAACCAATTAGCGCATCCATTTTTGACTTTGGCTTGTACTTCTACCATAATGCCAAAGAATTAACAAAAATTGGCAAAGGCccttatttttatttaccAAAGATGGAACATCATTTGGAGGCCAAGTTATGGAATGATATCTTTTGTGTAGCACAGGATTTTATTTCTATGCCAAGGGGAACCATCAGAGCTACAGCGTTAATTGAAACATTACCTGCTGCTTTCCAAATGGAAGAGTTTATTTACCAATTAAAACAACATTCCAGTGGGTTAAATTGCGGACGTTGGGATTATATCTTTTCtacaattaaaaaattaagaaataaacCTAACCATGTTCTACCAAATAGAGATCAGGTTGTAATGACATCTCCATTCATGGATGCATACGTAAAGAGATTAATTAATACATGTCATCGTCGTGGTGTTCATGCCATGGGTGGTATGGCCGCACAAATTCCAATTAAGGATGACGTTAAGGCCAACAATGAGGCAATGAATAAAGTTCGTAATGATAAAATTAGAGAAGTGACTAATGGCCACGATGGTTCCTGGGTCGCTCATCCAGCATTGGCTCAAATTTGCAATGAAGTATTTAGTAAAATGGGCACTGCtaatcaaatatattacatTCCTGAAACAACAGTGACTGCTTCGGATCTATTAAATACCAATATCCAGGGAGCTCAGGTAACAACTGAAAGCATTAGAACTAATTTAGACATCGGGTTGCAGTACATGGAATCTTGGCTAAGGGGATCAGGATGTGTACCGATTAATCACCTAATGGAAGACGCAGCTACTGCCGAAGTTTCACGATGCCAACTGTATCAATGGGTAAAACATGGTGTAACTTTGAAGGATACTGGAGAAGTAGTTACTCCAGAGTTAACTaccaaaattttaaatGAAGAGACATTTAAACTGGCATCAAGTAGTCCAGTAGGTAAAGATAacaaatttgaattggCTAGCAAGTATCTTTTACCTGAAATAAGAGGTGAGAAATTCAGCGATTTTTTAACTACTCTATtatatgatgaagttgTAACCTGTAAGGACACTCCGATAGACCTAAATCAATTGCAGCGTTTTCAGTAA
- the NCAS0D04950 gene encoding uncharacterized protein → MLSQLIIIFLLISQYCGSIINLDEAQKSSKKDPAVCHSAYNGCRNLDFDYWFNSRNIMRYYMDVEKVMWLQDNLYEVTIHVHGQQQIDLKYLSMLYIHEIDGPKRGITLFHRGLNISDIISPTDYTVTFQVYGNFTTEIDFQCLIKLPAFKIHYEYLLDEQSVYKDTWEWGTPSFTLTNGCRYYDNEFRSYTSFPGYFWSLECENLPPKLQYCRPPGPLVI, encoded by the coding sequence ATGCTATCTCAGCTTATCATAATCTTTTTACTTATTTCACAATATTGCGGGTCTATAATAAACCTTGATGAGGCACAGAAATCATCAAAGAAGGATCCTGCAGTCTGTCATAGTGCTTACAATGGTTGTCgaaatttggattttgatTACTGGTTCAATAGTAGAAATATCATGCGATACTATATGGATGTGGAAAAGGTTATGTGGTTACAGGATAATCTTTATGAAGTCACAATTCATGTTCATGGTCAGCAACAAATTGACTTGAAATACTTGTCTATGCTATATATACATGAGATCGATGGTCCAAAGAGAGGTATTACACTATTCCATAGAGGTTTGAATATTAGTGACATCATAAGTCCCACTGATTACACAGTTACGTTCCAAGTTTATGGAAATTTTACTACAGAGATTGATTTTCAATGTTTAATTAAGCTCCCTGCTTTCAAAATCcattatgaatatttacTGGATGAACAATCCGTGTACAAGGATACCTGGGAATGGGGTACACCCTCTTTTACTCTAACTAATGGGTGTAGGTAttatgataatgaatttagGTCATATACGTCTTTTCCTGGATATTTCTGGAGTCTGGAATGTGAAAATTTGCCCCCAAAACTACAATATTGCAGGCCCCCCGGACCATTAGTCATATGA
- the YCT1 gene encoding Yct1p produces the protein MVDPKELQATSTTSSSVVSEKENISLKNKDDKVKVVNESSQVSVESKHSGEYKIITSKDADATFTFMEENDASVPEITPEQEKRLRRKVAWIIVSLTATIDFLLYSDKATLSYASIFELWDDTHLTQNRYNNANTLFYVGYIIGLVNLIWVQKFSIRKVMAFMCTTWTIIIFLHCVAYNYQGIYALRFFLGFVEAIAVPTLNISMNQFLTPDEKNAYAPIFYSSCIGCGVFVSLIAYGILHAHSHVHTWKLFMIIIGGMTFLMTAVVYYIYPSNPTDAKFLNKEEKVWVIRRVQKSSNSSIEQKVIKKYQIIEALKDPVSWLFSAFFLLQQLANNLTYMQNLLFENIGHITNLDTTIVSIASGGFASVCAIIATIFLLYKKNFTAFSVVFWTLPSLAACIAMVSIRWGDNIPLLTMLCLASPLFGIPWVLMFSWSVTSCSGYTKRVTRNAMVMFWYCIANIISPQLWQEHDAPRFVPAWITQIVLSFFLAPSLALVIYFILRRRNVKRLQNIQNSKDEEGFIDYDGENIVASGAQLDLTDLENEKFIYPL, from the coding sequence ATGGTTGATCCAAAAGAATTACAAGCGACGTCGACTACATCTTCTTCGGTGGTATcagaaaaggaaaacatTAGCTTGAAAAATAAGGATGATAAAGTGAAAGTTGTCAATGAATCATCTCAAGTTTCGGTTGAGTCAAAACATTCTGGGGAATATAAGATAATTACTTCCAAAGATGCTGACGCTACATTTACATTTATGGAGGAGAATGATGCATCTGTACCAGAAATTACACCAGAACAGGAGAAAAGGCTAAGAAGAAAAGTGGCTTGGATTATAGTGTCCTTAACAGCAACCattgattttcttctttactCAGATAAGGCTACTCTATCATACGCAtctatttttgaattatgGGACGATACACATTTAACTCAAAACAGATACAACAATGCCAACACATTATTTTATGTCGGCTACATTATTGGATTAGTAAATTTAATCTGGGTTCAAAAATTCTCTATCCGTAAAGTTATGGCGTTTATGTGTACTACGTGGACTATTATCATATTTCTACATTGTGTGGCTTATAACTATCAAGGTATCTATGCCTTAAGATTTTTCCTGGGTTTTGTGGAGGCAATCGCAGTACCAACGTTAAATATatcaatgaatcaattCTTAACGCCAGATGAGAAGAATGCCTATGCTCCAATCTTTTACAGTAGTTGTATCGGATGTGGTGTTTTCGTATCCTTAATTGCCTATGGTATCCTTCATGCTCATTCCCATGTTCATACttggaaattattcatGATTATTATCGGTGGTATGACATTCCTCATGACAGCTGTAGTCTACTACATTTATCCAAGTAACCCAACTGATGccaaatttttaaataaagagGAAAAGGTCTGGGTCATCAGAAGAGTTCAAAAGAGTTCCAATTCATCTATTGAACAAAAGGTGattaagaaatatcaaatcattgaagCGCTTAAAGATCCTGTTTCTTGGCTCTTTTCCGCattcttccttcttcaacaactaGCCAACAATTTAACATACAtgcaaaatttattatttgagaaTATTGGTCACATCACAAATTTGGATACAACTATTGTGTCCATTGCATCAGGTGGGTTTGCCTCCGTCTGTGCCATAATTGCCACGATATTTCTATTatacaagaaaaattttaCTGCTTTTTCGGTTGTTTTTTGGACATTACCATCTTTAGCTGCCTGTATTGCTATGGTCTCTATTAGATGGGGTGATAATATTCCCCTATTGACTATGCTTTGTTTGGCCTCTCCATTATTTGGTATTCCATGGGTTTTAATGTTCAGTTGGAGTGTTACGAGTTGTTCCGGCTACACCAAGAGAGTCACTAGAAATGCAATGGTCATGTTTTGGTATTGTATTGCTAATATTATTTCACCACAATTGTGGCAGGAACATGATGCACCAAGATTTGTTCCAGCATGGATTACCCAAATCGTATTATCGTTCTTTTTGGCACCATCATTGGCTCTAGTTATCTATTTCATTCTAAGACGTAGAAATGTCAAGAGATTACAAAACATACAAAACTCTAAAGACGAAGAAGGTTTCATTGACTACGATGGTGAGAACATTGTTGCTAGTGGTGCCCAGTTGGATTTGACAGATTTagagaatgaaaaatttatttatccGTTATGA